From the genome of Watersipora subatra chromosome 9, tzWatSuba1.1, whole genome shotgun sequence:
tgcaaacaaacagTCATTTTAGAATAGATGTCATACACTACATAAAACGTAGTCTTAAATTGTTCAGACCAGCGCCACTTTgcaaaatcattttttttaaattctgctCACATCTCTACGTTGTTCtctttattttataaagtttcAGCTATAGTTCATTGTTGTTTTTGTCATACTGTGAAAAGGCGTATTGATACTATTTTGTTATGTAGAGTGGCCTTTTTAAGATTTCAGTTGCGAACAATAACTTGTGATGTAATGCCAGTTTTCAAAATAGTTGATTTGAATTTGGGTGCTACCACAAATTATCTGCACTGTATTTGTAATTGAACTCGCGTAGTCTACCAAAATATATATCCTCAATGGTTAAGCATTTTATGTATTATGGTGAATTGTGTTTGTTTTAAACCGCACTACATAACATTGAGAGCAGGGCAATTTCTTGCCTGCACAAAGCCCTTGCTACCTTATATGGAACCACACCAGTAAAGATCTGTAAATAAAGTGAGAGGATTGTCCatgacaaataataaaaaactccGAAGATGAGGGAAAATGCAAAAAGGTCTTTATTAGTATTTGATAAAACATATATCTAAACAAGGCTAGTGTATAACAGGTACAAGCCCTCAGTTATCTGAGTTACTGAGTGTTATCACCCTCAGTAAAACTAAAAAGGCAAACATTGGTCAAGGGCTATCCTATGCTCTTGTTTATATTTGATATACTTGTCATAAAAAATATCAGTGGCATTGATTGACTTTTTTTAACGCTGTTCATTCAGTAGTGGAAGGTCTTGTGACTTTTATGGAAGTAAAGGTTATGATCGCAGCATATGGTATGTTATTGCTAGAAATCCGTAGTATTACCCTTTGTGTTACTTTTACAGGAGAGCGGTATGGAACATCTGTCTCGATATGTATCACCCATCAACCCAGCTGTCTATCCACAACTCGCCATGATGTTGTTGGCTATTGGAGTGTTTTTCATGGCATGGTTCTTTGTGTATCCTTTTCAACAGGAATCATTTAAAATACTAAACTTTTCATTGTGCCCTATTTTTAATTCACTATTTTTGTTTCCTTAATAATGCTCTCAGATATGAGGTTACTTCTACAAAGTTTACACGGGACCTTACAAAGGAATTGCTAGTATCACTAGTTGCCTCATTATTCATGGGCTTTGGAGTTATGTTTCTATTGTTATGGGTTGGAATTTATGTCTGACGATTTAACTTCCGTAAGTTTACATTTTCTTATCTTTATACCCTGCCATTTGGAATTTAGTGCATAGCACCtactaatctacatgtatgtgtgtaggAACTCAAAACCTTTGACCGAATTGTACTTCCGTAAGTTGAGCTCTCAGTGTAGACTACATAAATTATACCATGCTTATTTTATAAGCATTTTTGCATAAATTAACTACATTGTGTAATGTTTTGAATTTTAAGAGCTAGTAATCAAAACTTAAGACATGCATGTAATCCCATATATACTGTTGTATATTTGTAGTGACAAGTGATGAATGCTACCCCAAGGGAAGCAAAGCACTAGCTCCGCCACTAGtttgcatatatttatatttcctCTTGTTTGATGTACATATGAGCATGTTTAGTCAAAAAACTTCAATAAACTAATATGCCAACATTCATGCCAAATTTAGTAGCTATTTTTGTCTCAATACAAAAAACCTTGACCAATGCACAAGCTGCAAGTTCTTTAGTTAAGGTGGTGTCTTCTTTTCTGGTTCTATCCGTGGAAGCACTGCTAGAATAGGGTTACCAAATTGAGAGTCTGTGCTAATGTAAAAACCAAATGACCCAACCGAAGCCTCATGAAGCGCTTGTCTATTGTGATTATGCCTGCTTGAACCACCCATTGTCACAGAGTCCAACGTGACTGGCCGTTGTTGTGTCTGTACAGGAGCACCTTAACAACAACACTAATTCTGTCAATGTATTTCAATATGTCAATGTTTAATGTAAGGTAGAGTAGAAAGTAGCACAAAATGCAATTGCAGACAAAcaaaacacaaaattttatatatgtacatattttgaAAGTGTCCTAACACTAATAATCTCGTACAACCTTTGAGCAAGTGTTTGCGCAGCAAAATTTGTCTTAATTATGCACAATCCAAACTCGTGTATTTCCTTAATTGTGATAATCACCAAAACCAAATGATGGCTAGCCTGTCAATGAGTACCTACATAACGTATAAGCTTAAATTAGGTTTCGTGCAATATCATGCACGAAACCTATCCAAAAATCCATTCGTGAGGTAGTGGCACAAAATTCAAGCTCTATTAGATATTTGCGGAACCTACAACTCCAAAATACAAGTGTTAATACGTGTCATAGTGCTGCACACTCGGGCTACTAGAAATGTTTTTTGAAAAAGGTCAAGCATCGCAACTAAGTTTTTTGCGCAGTTATTTTATCCGTAGACTATTACGAAATGTGATTTTGCCATATCACAAAGCTAAAATAAACCAACTACTAATGTAGTTGCAAAAATGCTGACAGAACGATAAAATATCAGATACGAAGTAACATCTCTAAATACTAAGACTGACCTTGCGCTTTCATTTTAAGCTGTCGTTTTTGGTCATCAAGCTCTTTTAAAATGCGTTTGTTTTCTTCCGCTTGTCCTGGTATTGGATTATGGGTCATTTTCGTGTgcaatataatagtaatagcgTGCTGCTAAATAGAACCTGTCACGCACAAGGAGAATTAATAAATTTACCTAGCGTTCATATTATATTTATCCTTGACATAGTCGCACCGTAATGCAGTCTAATGAGGGTAATGCCAAGAGGCCGCATTTACGATTACGGCACGCTAATAAGTTGGGAACAAATAACTCCTACCAAACTAGCAAAATGCTAATGATTGCGAAGGGTTGTAGGAAGTTGTACGGTGCGATGTATTTCCTGTGCGATGTAATTGAACAAAGCTCAGCCATAATTGGCATTATTAGTTCGAGCTAGAAAACAAATGAAATATGTAAACCTAAGGTACTTCATGCTGCCATTTATATTAAAGTCTTGTGAATATACTGCGTAATGAGAGGTGgataacataatttattttcttGATGTTATAGGACATAAAGCATTTACAAATTTGCAAGCATATTAATTGTAGGTCATGTATTTCGGCGTAGAACTAAACTTTGCATATGCCTTTATTACTTTGTTGACTGCTTCCAAGAAATCTTTTTCTGTCGCCATTTTCCTTCTAGCTCTGATGGCATACATTCCGGCCTCTGTGCAAACGCTTCTAATCTCAGCACCTGACAATTAGTACACAATCAAACTCCGTTTTAGAAAAAATTACATGGTTAATCTGTGCATAAACGGAATAATTTTAGTGATAATCTAAAATACAACTGGCAATCTCTTGAATACTCGAGTCGATGATGTTACGCTGAAAACATATGAAAGAATTACCTATTACTATTTTGCTTTGTACATTGACGAATGTAAAGGCCAGCACTCATACATAGGTTAATCTCAACCAGGAAACGAACAAGTGATAGCTAAATAAATAGGGCCAACAAGGCCAGTAAAGCAGTTGGCAAAATAAATTTGTGTCCATGGCAACAAGGATCGGCCCTTCACAAACTGGATGGAAGGTTATACATCAGACCTCCCCACTTATTAACATgtgataataatatattaacacaTTAAAATCAGTACGTGGGTAACTAGTTTATCAAAACCTACCTGTACTGTTGGGACAGAGACGAGCGAGCAATTCATATCTTATGTCTTTCTCAACACTCATTGACCTTGCGTGAATCGTAAAAATGTGCTTTCGACCCTGTCAAAGACATTACCAAAGGTAAGCAAGCCTTCAGTACTTCAGTTAAATCCAGTGTGTACCAGTTTAGGACACTATGCATGTACAGCTTACATTATGGCTTCCACAGTAGGATAAATCTCTATCAATTGATCTGAATTAAAGCTCATAACTGTACGactacaaaaaatttaaagatGACCCCAAACCTAAAACATTGGAAAAAATGCTCATTAATTCATCCACAAGCTGTTACAGTATTTTGAAGCACAATTGAATGAAAAACTCGGAAGCAATAAAAACAAGAATAGATTTACCATACTTTTCACAGTGGACTGAAGCCACTAACGTAGGTTATGCAAgcatttaaatattttcataattaaaaCAACAGAACTCagaaaagtacatgtatgtggttTCTCATTCAGTCTGTGAAAAGGTGTACTGatactattttgtttttagAGTGAACTTTTTAAGATTTCAGCTGTGAACAATAACTTGTTCAAAACTGGAATTTAAATAGTTAGTTCAAATAAACATAGCGACTCTGAATTACGTGCAACATCCTTAaaacttgctctcacggctcttattagtaagtttagcaaaacCTACactaacttactcaaattagccaatggcaactacattacctgacactgtttataagctgtttgttaatacccatgcaatgccgggAATTCACCTAGTAACATATAATTGTTGGTTGGtattttactgaattaattCATAATTTTAAATAGGGCAATGCTGTTTAAACTAGTTTTGCAATAGACCATATAAAGTTGCTTTGAATCCAGTGAGGAGTTCTTGTACGGAAAAGTGTGCGGTACTTGTGCCCTGCttgaagttttaattttaaataaaataactgatTCGTTTGTACGTATGCAAGTGAATTGTGTTGATTTCTTGCTCATGAATATGCTGGAAGGCTTAAAGCAGCTTGTGAAACACTATCTTGACAGCTATTAACAAGTGCCTCAGCAAGTGAATCAAATAATGGCCACCAAGGTAAATTTGTCAGATGAGAGGCCTGGGGTGCATTTATTTATAGCACCCCAGCAGATATGAATGAGATATTGATGCTATGGTATGAGTGTGCATACTAAAAAGGAACTCTGAAGAATATCAGTTGATGTATAAAAAGTTATTAACAAATAGGCCACATTCAAAACATTTGCGAGAGACAATGTATCTACCAATAAGAGTAAACAAAAGCAAAACCTATTAAGGCTTACCTCAAGGTCGGGCAAACCAAACTCAACCTTTCGGTCAAGTCTGCCAGGACGTACGAGGGCTGGATCTAATGTATCAGGTCTGTTGGTAGCCATAAGAACCTTAATGTTTCCCCTTGGGTCAAACCCATCTAGTTGGTTGATCAACTCCAACATGGTTCTCTGTACTTCATTATCTCCTCCTGCTCCATCATCAAACCGAGCCCCTAGCAACAAGTCCCACTCAATGTCAAAGAATCCCCGGAAGCATGAAGCAATGATGGTGGTATGCTATCTGCAGGTTTTAAATAGTCTGACTCAGCGGTGAGATTATGATTGCAGGGGCAGTATCAAGATTAAGGAATTCTCACTGCTCATCTACTGTACGGTTGTGCAGACTAAGTCCTGAGTTATTTTAGTAAACCaggtttactaaaataaactCATGGGCCCTCATTTCAAAACTACTTCTGTAGCATTATGCTAATATAATACATGCAGTCAATTATATTCATCACACTTGCTAATTCATTATAGAGGAGCATTTGCAGATTTGTTACACACAcacatgaaaaattatttatgaaaaataactgatttttataaatttatgaaaaaaagattttttccaGATAAGTCTAGGATTTAAATCATAATTTAAATCCATGATATGaatcatttgatttttgcaTGTCAACCCTGACAGACTTATAAGTAGGAGGTTAAAATGTTCAACCAACCAAATTTAAGAACAGTGAACGGATATGTTTAACAACAGATATGTCAGCTAGAATACCAAAAAACATAGGCACTCTTTCCAGCTTTGATAGCATGAAATTTGGATGTAGTTTTGATTGGATTTGTGATGAACTAGTCATATAGTGACACAAGATACTATGTATAATTAGCCGCAGCTATCTAAACAGCCATAGACAACTCCGATATACCACCTTGGTATAGCTTTTATGATCACTCATGATAGTACGAAATGAAATCAGATAATTGAACCTTGACCTTTTTAAAGAAACACCTAAGATCAATAAGTTAACAAACGACTCACTTTGTTAATCCACAAGAAATACGAATGAAAACAACTAGCTGATGAGTGCCACCGGGCCATCTATAAAAAGCGTTTCAACACGCTGCATGGTGCTAGCTAAGTATGACTCACCTCCTACGGCATCAATTTCGTCAAAGAAAATAATGCATGCTTTCTTAGTTCTAGCCATTTCAAATAGCTCCCTCACCATTCGAGCGCCCTGTATAACAAATCAAGGAATGTGAAACATACTAATTGTttggaaataaaatggtgcaCCAGATctgctaattattttaatctacttcctataacgtaaatttcacataacgtaaaaaatttttttaaaagtagtttttgcttcatactacatacacaatttcatataacgtaaaatgtCAAGTCagggcaagttctcaaattcgatttgaacaGCGAGAATCTTGTAGTTAGCCTCAAAAATAGCACTTTCTCTCTTGCCACACCTGAGAGAAAACGACGCATGTTTCTATTTTATTGACAAGAACACTGGCAATCGGCTAGCCGTGAAATATTG
Proteins encoded in this window:
- the LOC137404106 gene encoding SOSS complex subunit C-like, producing MTHNPIPGQAEENKRILKELDDQKRQLKMKAQGAPVQTQQRPVTLDSVTMGGSSRHNHNRQALHEASVGSFGFYISTDSQFGNPILAVLPRIEPEKKTPP